The following coding sequences are from one Nicotiana tabacum cultivar K326 chromosome 1, ASM71507v2, whole genome shotgun sequence window:
- the LOC107797739 gene encoding beta-glucuronosyltransferase GlcAT14A-like — protein MRSLNVEKRWIFPLVISSLVSIFLLATSFDIGLISSLHTINSVFSIFPSHVVTNQTSLYLAEAKLKQVPRPPPPAPAPRFAYLISGSKGDLDQLWRTLKSLYHPRNYYVIHLDLKSSVEDRLELAARVANEPVFVKVGNVHMIKKANMVTYRGPTMVSNTLHAASILLKKYKHWDWFINLSASDYPLLTQDDLLYTFSEVKRDLNFIEHTSRLRWKESQRAMPLIIDPGLYQNTKSDIFWVSPRRTLPTAFKLFTGSAWTVLSHAFVEYCIWGWDNLPRTLLMYYSNFVSSPEGYFQTVICNAPEFSSTVINHDLHYISWDIPPKQHPHILSLNDIGKMIASDAAFARKFNKNDPVLDRIDQEFLHRGNGSFTPGGWCAGNPPCSDVGNPTKLRPGPGAQRLRRLIDKLVSSAAQNQCK, from the exons ATGAGGTCCTTGAATGTGGAGAAAAGATGGATATTTCCTTTGGTTATAAGCTCACTCGTGTCGATTTTCCTTCTTGCTACCTCTTTTGACATAGGCCTTATTTCTTCATTGCATACAATCAATTCAGTTTTCTCAATTTTCCCATCTCATGTTGTAACAAATCAAACTAGCTTGTATTTAGCTGAAGCAAAACTTAAGCAAGTTCCACGTCCTCCTCCTCCTGCTCCTGCACCGCGTTTTGCTTACTTGATATCCGGATCAAAGGGTGATTTAGATCAACTTTGGCGAACACTGAAGTCACTGTATCATCCGCGGAATTATTATGTTATTCACTTGGACCTAAAATCATCGGTAGAAGATAGACTAGAGCTTGCTGCTAGAGTTGCAAATGAACCTGTTTTTGTTAAGGTTGGGAATGTACACATGATTAAAAAAGCAAATATGGTGACTTATCGCGGTCCAACTATGGTCTCTAACACTCTTCATGCCGCGTCTATTCTCCTGAAGAAATATAAGCATTGGGATTGGTTTATTAACCTGAGCGCGTCTGATTATCCTCTACTAACTCAAGATG ATCTTCTTTACACATTTTCTGAAGTAAAACGCGACTTAAATTTCATTGAGCATACAAGCCGGCTGAGATGGAAAGA GTCACAGAGGGCAATGCCGCTTATTATAGACCCCGGGCTATATCAGAATACTAAATCTGATATATTTTGGGTCTCGCCAAGGCGAACTCTTCCCACTGCCTTTAAACTCTTTACCG GCTCGGCTTGGACGGTCCTGTCACATGCATTTGTGGAGTACTGCATATGGGGTTGGGACAATCTTCCTCGGACTCTACTTATGTACTACTCGAATTTTGTATCCTCTCCTGAAGGCTATTTCCAGACAGTTATATGCAATGCCCCTGAATTTTCTTCAACTGTTATAAACCATGACTTACACTATATTTCTTGGGATATCCCTCCTAAACAACATCCACACATTCTTTCCCTAAATGACATTGGAAAAATGATAGCAAGTGATGCTGCATTTGCGCGCAAGTTCAACAAAAATGATCCTGTTTTAGACAGGATTGATCAAGAATTTCTACATCGCGGTAATGGTAGTTTCACACCAGGAGGTTGGTGTGCTGGAAATCCACCTTGTTCGGACGTTGGAAATCCGACTAAGCTTAGACCAGGCCCCGGGGCGCAAAGGCTTCGACGTCTTATTGATAAACTAGTGTCATCTGCTGCTCAAAACCAGTGTAAGTAA